In Macrobrachium nipponense isolate FS-2020 chromosome 41, ASM1510439v2, whole genome shotgun sequence, the following proteins share a genomic window:
- the LOC135212673 gene encoding THO complex subunit 7 homolog (The sequence of the model RefSeq protein was modified relative to this genomic sequence to represent the inferred CDS: added 29 bases not found in genome assembly), with protein MGDEDIIRRRLMIDGDGTGDVRQLMMFMKAFIKWCGSDDTSQESQNQYDRLLTQLAGIEHSSLKWKGIIDMNELEIKHYDGLREETSKNVKKACVAIEDAKQELEEARQVRRNRLEYDALAKLIKEHPPRSDTADKLTLLNQQLQSLKAKRDSLEEKLSLRRKQLHVLVTSLYQLKQTLHDDSTPVHDADAGKRPLVDLADSPVVVDLTSTQEMDTT; from the exons TCTCATGATAGACGGAGATGGCACAGGTGATGTTCGCCAGCTTATGATGTTCATGAAGGCATTTATTAAGTGGTGTGGAAGTGATGATACATCTCAAGAAAG TCAAAACCAGTATGATCGACTTTTAACACAGTTGGCTGGCATTGAGCACTCATCCCTCAAGTGGAAGGGGATCATTGATATGAATGAGCTAGAAATTAAGCATTATGATGGCCTCAG AGAAGAAACTAGCAAGAATGTGAAGAAAGCTTGCGTAGCAATAGAAGATGCAAAGCAAGAGTTAGAAGAAGCTAGACAAGTCCGTAGAAACCGCCTGGAGTATGATGCTCTTGCAAAATTGATCAAAGAGCATCCACCACGTTCAGATACAGCAGATAAACTCACCCTCTTGAATCAACAGCTGCAGTCATTAAAG gCCAAGAGGGACTCTTTGGAGGAGAAACTTAGTCTTCGTCGTAAACAGCTTCATGTTTTGGTTACCAGCTTGTACCAGCTCAAGCAAACACTTCATGATGATTCCACTCCAGTGCATGATGCAGATGCAGGAAAGCGCCCTCTGGTAGACTTAGCAGATAGCCCAGTTGTGGTTGATCTTACTAGCACTCAGGAAATGGATACTACATAA